One Opitutia bacterium DNA segment encodes these proteins:
- a CDS encoding pyrimidine/purine nucleoside phosphorylase, producing MALPTEFSGVTVHTKANVYFDGKVVSHTVLLPGGVKKTLGLIYPGSYHFGTGAPERMEIVAGACRVQLDGSAETQDYAAGTSFDVPGKSGFTIEVKSGLCEYICSFL from the coding sequence ATGGCTCTCCCCACTGAATTCTCCGGCGTCACGGTCCACACGAAGGCGAACGTCTATTTCGACGGCAAAGTTGTCAGCCACACCGTGCTGCTGCCGGGCGGCGTGAAGAAGACGCTCGGGCTGATTTATCCGGGCTCGTATCACTTCGGCACCGGCGCGCCGGAGCGCATGGAGATCGTCGCGGGCGCGTGCCGCGTGCAGCTCGACGGGAGCGCCGAGACCCAAGACTACGCGGCCGGCACCTCCTTCGACGTCCCCGGCAAGTCGGGTTTCACCATCGAGGTGAAGAGCGGGCTCTGCGAATACATCTGCTCGTTCCTCTGA
- a CDS encoding adenylosuccinate lyase, translating into MPDAASPSSAAIPNVLAERYASPAMKEIWSAHGRILIERDFWIAVMKAQRDLGVAIPTEAIRDYERVKGDVNLARIAERERTTLHDVKARIEEFSDLAKRQFIHLGLTSRDLTENVEQLQVARALELVRFKAVAALHLLATRAAEMRDVMITGRTHNVPAQPTTLGKRLAMFGQELLIAHARLEELIARYPVRGLKGAVGTQLDQLTLLGGDAAKVDQLEQRIVKHLGFKASLGAVGQVYPRSLDFDVVSALHQVGAAAASCCTTIRLMAGAGLLTEGFQEGQVGSSAMPHKVNARNCERVCGFSTILSGYVTMTANLSGHQWNEGDVSCSVVRRVALPDAFYAIDGLFETYLTILRQMEVFPAAIAAENERNLPFLATTTILMEAVKNGAGRETAHEAIKLHALAAAKALRSGGNADLLSLLAGDKRVGLGKKKLQEILAQSERFVGAAPHQVDEFVATVKPLAKAAKGAADYRPGKLL; encoded by the coding sequence ATGCCCGACGCCGCTTCGCCCTCTTCCGCCGCCATCCCCAATGTCCTCGCCGAGCGCTATGCGTCGCCGGCGATGAAGGAAATTTGGTCGGCGCACGGTCGCATCCTCATTGAACGCGATTTCTGGATCGCGGTGATGAAGGCGCAGCGCGACCTCGGCGTCGCGATTCCAACCGAGGCGATCCGGGACTATGAGCGGGTGAAGGGCGACGTGAACCTCGCGCGCATCGCCGAGCGCGAGCGCACGACGCTCCACGACGTGAAGGCGCGTATCGAGGAGTTTTCCGACCTGGCGAAACGCCAGTTCATCCACCTCGGCCTCACGAGCCGCGACCTCACCGAAAACGTCGAGCAACTCCAAGTGGCCCGCGCGCTGGAACTCGTCCGCTTCAAGGCCGTCGCCGCGCTCCACCTGCTCGCCACGCGCGCCGCAGAGATGCGCGATGTGATGATCACGGGCCGCACGCACAACGTCCCGGCGCAGCCCACGACGCTCGGCAAGCGCCTCGCGATGTTCGGTCAGGAGCTGCTCATCGCCCACGCGCGTCTCGAGGAACTCATCGCGCGCTATCCGGTGCGCGGCCTCAAGGGCGCCGTCGGGACGCAGCTCGACCAGCTCACGCTGCTCGGCGGCGATGCGGCCAAGGTTGACCAACTTGAACAGCGCATCGTGAAGCACCTCGGCTTCAAGGCCTCGCTCGGCGCCGTCGGGCAGGTTTACCCGCGCTCGCTCGATTTCGACGTGGTCAGCGCGCTGCACCAAGTCGGTGCGGCCGCCGCGAGCTGCTGCACGACGATCCGCCTCATGGCTGGCGCGGGTCTGCTCACGGAGGGTTTTCAGGAAGGCCAGGTCGGCTCGTCGGCGATGCCGCACAAGGTCAACGCTCGCAACTGCGAGCGCGTCTGCGGTTTTTCCACGATCCTCAGCGGCTACGTCACGATGACCGCGAACCTCTCCGGCCACCAATGGAACGAAGGCGACGTGTCGTGCTCCGTCGTGCGCCGCGTGGCGTTGCCGGATGCGTTTTACGCGATCGACGGGTTGTTCGAGACCTATCTGACGATTCTGCGCCAGATGGAGGTTTTCCCCGCCGCCATCGCGGCCGAGAACGAGCGCAACCTGCCGTTCCTCGCCACGACGACGATCCTGATGGAAGCCGTGAAAAATGGCGCCGGCCGCGAGACCGCGCACGAAGCGATCAAGCTCCACGCCCTCGCCGCCGCCAAGGCGCTGCGCTCCGGCGGCAACGCGGATCTGCTTTCGCTGCTCGCCGGCGACAAACGCGTCGGCCTCGGCAAGAAGAAGCTCCAGGAAATCCTCGCGCAAAGCGAACGCTTCGTCGGCGCGGCGCCGCATCAAGTCGACGAGTTCGTCGCGACCGTGAAGCCGCTCGCGAAGGCGGCAAAAGGCGCCGCCGACTACCGCCCCGGCAAGTTGCTCTGA
- a CDS encoding 6-phosphofructokinase, with the protein MAELAGNCLIGQSGGPTAVVNATIAGIVSEALNHGNIEEVYGALNGVAGLLQEDLVDLAAESQQAIRGLRYTPGAALGSCRTKLKKDAEVARALEVLKAHNIRYYFHIGDGDSQESAAKIAEAARAANYDLNVIGVPKTIDNDVPTTDHCPGYGSAAKFIATTVRELSIDADATAQNDIVTIVEVMGRNTGWLAAAATLAKRRDHPNDPPHLVYVPEVAFDAAKFADDVRRILKREKHCVIVVGEGLVDKDGNYVAVESGDATTAAQFGGVGDHLKEIVESQVGAKVRLTRLGVTQRAAAHLASKTDADEAFLAGQAAVKAAIDGESEKMITLVRGDTDTYTCETGLVAFADLVGNTKKLPREWINEDGVSLNFQFYRYATPLIQGEVTVPYENGIPSYIRLHGERVDKQLAAFEG; encoded by the coding sequence ATGGCAGAACTCGCAGGCAACTGTCTCATCGGCCAATCCGGCGGCCCGACCGCGGTCGTTAACGCGACCATCGCCGGCATCGTTTCCGAGGCCCTCAATCACGGCAACATCGAGGAAGTCTACGGCGCGCTCAACGGCGTCGCGGGCCTCCTCCAGGAGGATCTTGTCGACCTCGCGGCCGAGTCCCAACAGGCGATCCGCGGCCTGCGTTACACGCCGGGCGCCGCTCTGGGCAGCTGCCGCACGAAGCTGAAGAAGGACGCCGAAGTCGCCCGCGCGCTCGAGGTCCTCAAGGCGCACAACATCCGTTACTATTTCCACATCGGCGACGGCGATTCCCAGGAGTCCGCCGCCAAGATCGCCGAAGCCGCCCGCGCCGCGAATTACGACCTCAACGTCATCGGCGTCCCGAAGACGATCGACAACGACGTCCCGACGACCGACCACTGCCCCGGCTACGGCAGCGCCGCGAAGTTCATCGCCACGACCGTGCGCGAACTCTCGATCGACGCCGACGCCACCGCGCAGAACGACATCGTCACCATCGTCGAGGTCATGGGCCGCAACACCGGCTGGCTCGCTGCCGCCGCCACGCTGGCCAAGCGCCGCGATCACCCGAACGACCCGCCGCACCTCGTCTACGTGCCGGAAGTCGCGTTCGACGCCGCCAAGTTTGCCGATGACGTCCGCCGCATTCTGAAGCGCGAGAAGCACTGCGTGATCGTCGTGGGCGAAGGCCTCGTCGACAAGGACGGCAACTACGTCGCCGTCGAGTCCGGCGATGCCACCACCGCCGCGCAGTTCGGCGGCGTGGGCGATCACCTCAAGGAGATCGTCGAGTCGCAGGTCGGCGCCAAGGTCCGCCTCACGCGTCTCGGTGTCACCCAGCGCGCCGCTGCGCACCTCGCCTCCAAGACGGACGCCGACGAGGCGTTCCTCGCCGGCCAGGCTGCGGTCAAGGCCGCCATCGACGGCGAGAGCGAGAAGATGATCACGCTCGTGCGCGGCGACACCGACACCTATACCTGCGAGACGGGCCTCGTGGCGTTCGCCGACCTCGTCGGCAACACCAAGAAGCTCCCGCGCGAGTGGATCAACGAAGACGGCGTCAGCCTGAACTTCCAGTTCTACCGCTACGCCACGCCGCTGATTCAGGGCGAAGTCACGGTGCCGTATGAAAACGGCATCCCGTCCTACATCCGCCTGCACGGCGAGCGCGTCGACAAGCAACTCGCCGCCTTCGAGGGCTGA
- a CDS encoding S9 family peptidase, whose protein sequence is MKTPRVVALFVTVVLAVAAIAADKRPITPQDLWAIKRLGSPALSPDGKTVVFSQQEWSIEKNKPTSNLWAVDVASGAVRRLTTAAAGDGSPVWSPDGTRIAFTSKRGDDEAASLYVIPFGGGEAEKVLELPGSISNPKWMPDGSGIVVATTVIPELAGKLGKDDLAAMKKELKRRKDSKMTAKVTENRQYRYFDHYLVDSAATRLVFVDLATKSIKDLTPNVDRLFNSSGEVHFDISPDGKTIALDFNSTPPPYRDFLNQDIYLVPTDGSGEMKNVTPENKGGDGSPKWSPDGRSVYFLRTETPYYSGEFQKLWRYDLASGKSLPVTDALDYSIDEVEISHDGKILWLIAEDRGVVPIFKANADGSGFAAVHRAGTSSSVRVGGGTVVFLNDTTSRPGELFVLDATTGQARQLTHVNDAFMAQLDLGKVESYSFAGAGGVEIQGWLVFPPGYDAAKKYPLVQLMHGGPHTMCRDSWSYRWNTHVFAAPGYVVTWVNRHGSTGFGEEFSRSILNQWGEMPFEDIMRSTDFLLDRFKNLDPQRLAAAGASYGGYMAAWVLGHTDRFKAIIDHAGVNSSYAQYATDVPHGFPEVMGGKPWDNVEGLQKENPMFYAKNFKTPTLVLHGEMDYRVPYGNGLELYGVLQAMSVPSRLVVFPDENHWVLKPQNAIYWHWEMQSWLSRHIGGKPALEKPDFDADKKTEEKKDAAAPAPKA, encoded by the coding sequence ATGAAAACCCCTCGCGTTGTCGCGTTGTTCGTCACCGTGGTGCTCGCTGTGGCCGCAATCGCGGCCGACAAGCGCCCGATCACGCCGCAGGACCTCTGGGCCATCAAACGCCTCGGCAGTCCCGCCCTCTCGCCCGACGGCAAGACCGTCGTGTTCTCGCAACAGGAATGGTCGATCGAAAAGAACAAGCCCACGAGCAACCTGTGGGCGGTCGACGTGGCGAGCGGCGCCGTGCGACGCCTGACCACGGCTGCCGCCGGTGACGGTTCGCCGGTGTGGAGCCCGGACGGCACGCGCATCGCCTTCACGTCGAAGCGCGGCGACGACGAGGCCGCGTCGCTCTACGTGATCCCCTTTGGCGGCGGTGAGGCGGAGAAGGTCCTCGAATTGCCCGGCTCCATCTCGAACCCCAAGTGGATGCCCGACGGCAGCGGCATCGTGGTGGCGACGACGGTGATCCCCGAACTCGCCGGCAAGCTCGGCAAGGACGACCTCGCTGCGATGAAGAAGGAGCTGAAGCGCCGCAAGGACTCGAAGATGACCGCGAAGGTCACCGAGAACCGCCAGTATCGCTACTTCGACCACTACCTCGTCGACAGCGCCGCGACCCGCCTCGTGTTCGTCGATCTCGCGACCAAGTCCATCAAGGACCTCACGCCCAACGTCGACCGGCTCTTCAACAGCAGCGGCGAGGTGCATTTCGACATCTCGCCCGACGGCAAGACCATCGCGTTGGATTTCAACAGCACGCCGCCGCCCTACCGCGACTTCCTGAACCAGGACATCTACCTCGTGCCGACCGACGGCTCCGGTGAGATGAAGAACGTCACGCCCGAGAACAAGGGCGGCGACGGCTCGCCCAAGTGGTCGCCCGACGGCAGGAGCGTCTACTTCCTCCGCACGGAGACGCCGTATTACTCCGGCGAATTCCAGAAACTCTGGCGCTACGATCTCGCCAGCGGCAAGAGCCTGCCGGTCACCGACGCGCTCGACTACTCGATCGACGAGGTGGAAATTTCCCACGACGGCAAAATCCTCTGGCTCATCGCCGAGGACCGCGGCGTGGTGCCGATCTTCAAGGCCAACGCCGACGGCTCGGGCTTCGCCGCCGTCCATCGCGCCGGCACCTCGTCGAGCGTGCGGGTCGGAGGCGGCACGGTCGTCTTCCTCAACGACACCACCTCGCGCCCGGGCGAACTCTTCGTCCTCGACGCCACGACAGGCCAGGCGCGCCAGCTCACGCACGTGAACGACGCGTTCATGGCGCAGCTCGATCTCGGCAAGGTCGAAAGCTACTCGTTCGCCGGGGCGGGCGGCGTCGAGATCCAAGGCTGGCTCGTGTTCCCGCCCGGCTACGACGCCGCGAAGAAATACCCGCTCGTGCAGCTCATGCACGGCGGCCCGCACACGATGTGCCGCGACAGCTGGAGCTACCGCTGGAACACGCACGTGTTCGCCGCGCCCGGTTACGTCGTCACTTGGGTCAATCGCCACGGCTCAACCGGCTTCGGCGAGGAATTTTCCCGCAGCATCCTGAACCAGTGGGGCGAGATGCCGTTCGAGGACATCATGCGTTCGACCGACTTCCTGCTCGACCGCTTCAAGAACCTCGACCCGCAGCGGCTCGCCGCCGCCGGCGCGAGCTACGGCGGCTACATGGCCGCGTGGGTGCTCGGCCACACCGACCGCTTCAAGGCCATCATCGATCACGCCGGTGTGAACAGCAGCTACGCGCAATACGCCACGGATGTCCCGCACGGTTTCCCCGAGGTCATGGGCGGCAAGCCGTGGGACAACGTCGAGGGCCTGCAGAAGGAGAACCCGATGTTCTACGCGAAGAACTTCAAGACCCCGACGCTCGTGCTGCACGGCGAGATGGACTACCGCGTCCCCTACGGCAACGGCCTCGAACTCTACGGCGTGCTGCAGGCGATGAGCGTGCCGTCGCGCCTCGTCGTCTTCCCCGACGAAAACCACTGGGTGCTGAAACCGCAGAACGCGATCTACTGGCACTGGGAAATGCAGAGCTGGCTCAGCCGCCACATCGGCGGCAAGCCCGCGCTCGAAAAGCCCGACTTCGACGCCGACAAGAAGACTGAGGAGAAAAAGGACGCCGCCGCTCCCGCGCCGAAAGCGTAA
- a CDS encoding lipoate--protein ligase family protein — protein sequence MSIVSPLHVLPVRTAGAAENMAIDFLLLQRYPDATAARFRHYEWRGPAFTFGFSQKIAFVREKLAADLPVDLCRRPTGGGIVDHRNDWTYALVIPRGHPLEEARATQSYRVVHECLTETLVALGQPVELKAVCEPGVERVDPNAFGDGASCGQAAPPTGVCFQRAELFDVVNSTTGAKVAGAAQKRNKHGLLFQGSIEKSSVGVLDWDDFGARFVAALGRALAAAAAETPWPELNEDEVAGLIEQYSSADWIEYR from the coding sequence ATGAGCATCGTTTCGCCCCTTCACGTCCTGCCTGTCCGCACCGCGGGCGCCGCCGAGAACATGGCGATCGATTTCCTGCTCCTGCAGCGCTACCCGGACGCGACGGCGGCGCGGTTCCGCCACTACGAGTGGCGCGGTCCGGCGTTCACCTTCGGTTTCAGCCAGAAAATCGCCTTCGTGCGCGAGAAACTCGCCGCCGATTTGCCGGTCGATCTCTGCCGTCGCCCGACCGGCGGCGGCATCGTCGATCATCGCAACGACTGGACCTACGCGCTCGTGATCCCGCGCGGCCATCCGCTCGAGGAGGCGCGCGCCACGCAGTCCTACCGCGTGGTCCACGAATGCCTCACGGAGACCCTCGTTGCGCTCGGCCAGCCGGTGGAATTGAAAGCCGTGTGCGAGCCCGGGGTGGAACGCGTTGACCCCAACGCGTTCGGCGACGGAGCGTCTTGTGGTCAAGCCGCTCCACCCACAGGCGTGTGTTTCCAGCGCGCGGAGTTGTTCGATGTCGTGAACTCCACCACCGGTGCCAAGGTCGCCGGCGCCGCGCAGAAGCGGAACAAGCACGGCCTGCTCTTCCAGGGCTCGATCGAGAAGAGCAGCGTCGGCGTGCTCGATTGGGACGATTTCGGCGCGCGTTTCGTCGCCGCGCTCGGGCGAGCGCTCGCCGCCGCAGCGGCGGAGACGCCGTGGCCGGAGCTGAACGAGGACGAGGTCGCTGGGCTGATCGAGCAGTATTCGTCGGCCGACTGGATCGAGTATCGCTGA